The following are from one region of the Ochotona princeps isolate mOchPri1 chromosome 4, mOchPri1.hap1, whole genome shotgun sequence genome:
- the CRY2 gene encoding cryptochrome-2 isoform X2: protein MKMAREAGVEVVTENSHTLYDLDRIIELNGQKPPLTYKRFQAIISRMELPRKPVGSVTSEQMESCRAEIQDNHDESYGVPSLEELGFPTEGLGPAVWQGGETEALARLDKHLERKAWVANYERPRMNANSLLASPTGLSPYLRFGCLSCRLFYYRLWDLYKKVKRNSTPPLSLFGQLLWREFFYTAATNNPRFDRMEGNPICIQIPWDRNPEALAKWAEGKTGYPWIDAIMTQLRQEGWIHHLARHAVACFLTRGDLWVSWESGVRVFDELLLDADFSVNAGSWMWLSCSAFFQQFFHCYCPVGFGRRTDPSGDYIRRYLPKLKGFPSRYIYEPWNAPESVQKAAKCIIGVDYPRPIVNHAETSRLNIERMKQIYQQLSRYRGLCLLASVPSCVEDLSHPVAEPSSSQAGNVSSTGPRPLSSGPASPKRKLEAAEEPPGEELSKRARVAVVPAPELPSKAV, encoded by the exons ATGAAGATGGCCAGGGAGGCCGGCGTGGAGGTGGTGACCGAGAACTCGCACACCCTCTATGACCTGGACAG GATTATCGAGCTGAACGGGCAGAAGCCGCCCCTCACCTACAAGCGCTTCCAGGCCATCATCAGCCGCATGGAGCTGCCCAGGAAGCCCGTGGGCTCCGTGACTAGCGAGCAGATGGAGAGCTGCAGGGCCGAGATCCAGGACAACCACGATGAGAGCTACGGCGTGCCCTCCCTGGAGGAGCTGG GATTCCCCACGGAAGGACTTGGCCCAGCTGTCTGgcaaggaggagagaccgagGCTCTGGCCCGCCTGGATAAACACTTGGAACGGAAG GCGTGGGTCGCCAACTACGAGCGCCCCCGAATGAACGCCAACTCCCTGCTGGCCAGCCCCACAGGCCTCAGCCCCTACCTGCGCTTCGGTTGCCTCTCCTGCCGCCTCTTCTACTACCGTCTGTGGGACCTGTACAAAAAG GTGAAGCGGAACAGCACGCCACCTCTGTCCCTGTTCGGACAACTCCTGTGGCGCGAGTTCTTCTACACGGCAGCCACCAATAACCCCAGGTTTGACCGCATGGAGGGGAACCCCATCTGTATCCAGATCCCGTGGGATCGAAACCCCGAGGCCCTGGCCAAGTGGGCCGAGGGCAAGACAGGCTATCCTTGGATCGACGCCATCATGACCCAGCTGAGGCAGGAGGGCTGGATCCATCACCTGGCCCGACACGCTGTGGCCTGCTTCCTCACCCGTGGGGACCTCTGGGTCAGCTGGGAGAGCGGAGTCCGG GTCtttgatgagctgctgctggACGCAGACTTCAGCGTGAACGCGGGCAGCTGGATGTGGCTGTCCTGCAGCGCTTTCTTCCAGCAGTTTTTCCACTGCTACTGTCCTGTGGGCTTCGGCCGCCGCACGGACCCCAGCGGAGACTACATCAG GCGATACCTGCCCAAATTGAAGGGGTTCCCTTCTCGATACATCTACGAGCCCTGGAATGCCCCAGAGTCTGTTCAGAAGGCGGCCAAGTGCATCATCGGCGTAGACTACCCCCGGCCCATTGTCAACCACGCCGAGACCAGCCGGCTCAACATTGAGCGGATGAAGCAGATCTACCAGCAGCTGTCGCGATACCGGGGCCTCT GCCTGCTGGCATCTGTCCcctcctgtgtggaagacctcagcCATCCTGTAGCTGAGCCCAGCTCAAGCCAGGCCGGGAACGTGAGCAGCACAG